The genomic stretch ATCCAGATAAAGTGCATATTGTGCACCCAGGTGTTGCTTCGTATGAAAAAATGTCTTTAGAAAGGTATAAAAAAACAGGTACCGTATTGTGCAGTGTTATACAATCTTCATCTCCTGTCATACTTTCTGTTGGACGCCTGGTACCAAGAAAGGGATTCGACATGGTAATAGAATCGATTCCGGTGGTACTAAAAAAATATCCCAATCTTAAGTACGTGATTATTGGCGATGGTTATGATCGGGATCGTCTAGAACATATGGTTGCACAAATGGGTCTTGAGGAAAATATTCTGTTCCCTGGTCAAGTAGACGAACAGACCAAGCATGCTTATTACGAATTGGCAGATCTTTTTATAATGCCTAACAGGGATCTTGATAACGGTGATACCGAGGGGTTTGGTATAGTCTTTCTAGAGGCTAATCTGCACGGGTTACCGGTTATCGGGGGAAACGCAGGCGGTGTACCTGATGCCATCGAAGATGGAAAAAGTGGTCTTCTCGTAAACTCGAGTAGTATTCAGGAAATAGTAAATGCAATTATTACTATACTGTCAAACCCTAAGACCGCAAGCAGGATGGGCGAGTACGGGCGAAAACGGTCAGAGGAGCAATTCAACTGGACTATAACAGCAAAAAAAGTATCTGATATCATCAGAATGAAATGAGGGAATCTTTGGAGATGCATCTTAATCAATCGAATAAGAAAGCTATATTATGCACAACATTATCATTGATTCTTTTGTGCATGGTCTTCTGCATTTCATGCGGTGGGGAAAATATGAATGGTATTACTGATGAACAGGTTAATAGCGCTCTCGAAAAATTATCTGGTATGAAAATTTTTTTCGGGCACCAATCGGTTGGACGTAACATACTATCCGGTGTTGATGATTTAGCACGGGGAGCCGAAATTCCTGTAAGAATGGGGACTTTGGAATCCGGCACCAGTACCGACGAGGTGAATATCCTTGATGCACATGTGGGAGAAAACACGGTACCAAGCAGTAAAATACATGATTTCGTGAACATGGTCAGATCTGGTGTAGGAAATTCAGTTGACGTTGCATTCATGAAGTTCTGCTATGTGGACACACGGGGAGATGAAGACATAGATTCATTCTTCACCAGGTATATCTCCGAGATGGAAGTGCTTGAAAGGGAGTTCCCTCAAACGACTTTCATCTATATGACAATGCCGCTTACATCTCCCATGACGGGATTCAAGAATATGATCAAAGGCATGCTGGGACGTCTGCATAAGGTAGACGACGGGCGTGAAGCTAATATTGTACGAAACCGTTTTAATAACATGCTTAGAGAGGCAAAAGAACCGAGTGGACGGCTATTCGACCTTGCCGCAGCTGAGGCATCTATGCCCAACGGTTCAACATATTCTTTCAAAAACGACGGGGAAAAGTATGAAGCCCTGTATCCAGGCTACACCTGGGATGGTGGACATCTTGATGAGGCAGGGAGGAAGGTGATCGCGAAGAAGTTGATCATCTTTCTGTCGAAATTAGACTGATTTTTAGTAGCGGACACAAATCTGTCTGTTGTTTCTTTACTCAGTGGAAATAGAAAGGTAGACTAAAGAATGGCGGGAAAAACACAACCAAAACAAGTATCAGAGCGGGAAAGAACCTTAATTGAAGGTGTGCTCTATTACTTGTCGTATCTGTTTCGACATAAATATTTGATTATCACAATTACTGTACTTACAGCACTTGGCAGCGTTGTCTTTGCTATAGTCTCCCTGATGCTTCCTCCGGAGAAAAGCCCGTTGCCTAACTTT from Marispirochaeta sp. encodes the following:
- a CDS encoding glycosyltransferase family 4 protein → MKIIIFSIDCKPKKGGIAEYTHNLILSLQKQKIITIVIAQNHSASEDFDSQQKYLIIRCNLDPQTRLLKRYLHIIKTAGNFISREKPDCIILNTYDRLSLAIHIVSLWKGLPFYILVHGLDIAEKQSSWKELKRYVVIRGTNGIIANSTNTRKIAIKKGADPDKVHIVHPGVASYEKMSLERYKKTGTVLCSVIQSSSPVILSVGRLVPRKGFDMVIESIPVVLKKYPNLKYVIIGDGYDRDRLEHMVAQMGLEENILFPGQVDEQTKHAYYELADLFIMPNRDLDNGDTEGFGIVFLEANLHGLPVIGGNAGGVPDAIEDGKSGLLVNSSSIQEIVNAIITILSNPKTASRMGEYGRKRSEEQFNWTITAKKVSDIIRMK